One part of the Augochlora pura isolate Apur16 chromosome 3, APUR_v2.2.1, whole genome shotgun sequence genome encodes these proteins:
- the LOC144478679 gene encoding uncharacterized protein LOC144478679 yields MNDFDAEDSLTKLNTQLNRSMVLMDTTMDNEPSTPRSNKSITINTKIQPASPANVPPKRRKSILKKIDTRNDKSRDDTETQNTENETKMLNNINNSAMSIDTSTVSRPHNIDDLVKKESLIVESTDPTFNLDNLSDSEDIWIMEIPGTIDPKELKGQTLMFGEKSKLKIKEEKYYAVNHNSRSNITCVFNTGKVKSQYKTVNVKPMGTISIRRKLSGISKTKPMQIENTSVPFPENLKVRHPIFGVSYEGKARKNAIK; encoded by the exons ATGAATGATTTTGATGCAGAAGATTctctaacaaaattaaatactcaACTGAATAGATCAATGGTCTTGATGGATACTACAATGGATAATGAACCATCTACACCAAGAAGTAACAAATCTATAAcgattaatacaaaaattcagcCAGCTAGCCCCGCTAATGTCCCTCCTAAGCgtagaaaaagtattttaaagaaaattgatacaagaaatgataaaagtaGAGATGACACAGAAACACAGAACACAGAAAATGAgacgaaaatgttaaataatataaacaatagtGCAATGTCAATAGATACATCAACTGTTTCTAGACCtcataat attgACGATTTGGTTAAGAAAGAAAGCCTAATTGTGGAATCCACAGATCCtacatttaatttagataatcTCTCTGACAGCGAAGATATATGGATAATGGAAATTCCTGGAACA ATAGATCCAAAAGAACTTAAAGGTCAAACATTAATGTTTGGAGAAAAAtcaaaacttaaaattaaggaagaaaaatattatgcgGTGAACCATAATAGTAGATCCAATATCACTTGTGTATTCAACACTGGAAAAGTGAAATCACAATATAAAACAG TTAATGTGAAACCTATGGGCACAATCAGCATTAGACGGAAACTTTCAGGTATTTCAAAAACCAAGCCAATGCAAATAGAAAACACTAGTGTACCATTTCCTGAAAATCTGAAAGTCCGTCATCCTATATTTGGTGTAAGTTACGAAGGTAAAGCTAGAAAGAATGCAATAAAGTAA
- the Cnot4 gene encoding CCR4-NOT transcription complex subunit 4 isoform X2 — translation MSVLNQSGEDAVECPLCMEPLEVDDLNFFPCTCGYQICRFCWHRIRTDENGLCPACRKAYSENPADFKPLSMEEIARLKAAKRLKDQQRKQRVTENRKHLANVRVVQKNLVFVVGLPLRLADADVLKRHEYFGKFGKIHKVVINQSTSYAGSQSPSASAYVTYQRQEDALRAIEAVNNVIMDGRTIKTSLGTTKYCSHFMRNQPCPKQDCMYLHDLGDQEASFTKEEMHQGKHQEYERKLVQSLNASHASAQRKPTPSPSVTSNIVRENGTSNPQAKEAWPSLQTGQINSTQTNCKELSPPSQVASQLNNITNGSSTTNQQSHVLSGGSTHQQNNNNKGESMNLRRGKSNSESKAQAARNKHKNCQNKEKHCTRTTSRSESSSISVQNNVPPQINGQKDIRNFSSETNSDVIQKLGNKCKSEQQQQQPQPPSQQQHQPPPMHQQQQPQQNNKGSKFVQQQQQQTSQELKVNGVVQNGERRHSDSETDQQREGSTPASTISSTEDSNVIQQVEHLTESSEENNGAAILGSSPASTNSSQGANPQPPPGLHNGSQMQLSHRSIFQADNNSFFSSNTFQKISTTTSVPPTSLTANPNLSWSSTGLTSIPDSLPMVQSSEDWQAAFGFPPETSRTNHVVQKSSPSSSPGVTFNSDGFVDEEVYSNLQYTTISEPSASFTSNLLVNSPASKFMADFQQNSLQQRLAMQAQQNQENCEYIKQNGHATLEEVRNHKESGSDIKADDDLGFDPFHETQKALAELMENEMQLQQQRLFQQQQQQQREREEQNRVQHQQNIANLGQQHYPQVAHIAHLQQQAQHLQNLQVLQQSHSLLSRLPQNLLQSGTQSPAQSNVTAASLGQRSRHPPPGAQPPQQNAYLPNGNPLLNSQGISKCAGDAVYTLKDWCDINNQQQQFHHQALHQKGGWNNFGPIADWTSIDPAIVSSSRPLPFQTTSTWQFPHVHPTHTVSHNAQQEQQNAPTQHWAMQPPPGFATPATAGQLSNQSSTTAQPHTKLISAGSEIENL, via the exons atgtcaGTATTGAATCAAAGTGGAGAAGATGCTGTGGAGTGTCCATTGTGTATGGAGCCATTGGAAGTggatgatttgaatttttttccaTGCACCTGTGGTTATCAAATATGTAGATTTTGTTGGCACAGAATTCGAACTGACGAAAATGGCTTATGTCCTGCTTGTCGGAAGGCCTATTCTGAAAATCCTGCCGATTTTAAACCTCTCAGTATGGAAGAAATAGCAAG ATTAAAAGCAGCGAAAAGGTTGAAAGATCAGCAACGAAAGCAGAGAGTAACAGAAAACCGTAAACATCTAGCTAATGTGAGAGTAGTACAAAAAAATCTAGTATTTGTAGTAGGATTACCATTGCGACTTGCTGATGCTGAT GTATTAAAACGACAtgaatattttggaaaatttggCAAAATTCATAAAGTTGTAATAAATCAAAGCACTTCCTATGCAGGGTCTCAAAGCCCTAGTGCTTCAGCTTACGTTACTTATCAA CGTCAAGAAGATGCACTACGTGCTATAGAGGCTGTGAATAATGTTATTATGGATGGACGAACAATAAAAACGTCATTAGGaacaacaaaatattgttcacaTTTTATGCGTAACCAGCCTTGTCCGAAACAGGATTGTATGTATTTGCATGATCTTGGGGACCAGGAAGCATCGTTTACAAAAGAGGAGATGCATCAAGGCAAACACCAGGAGTATGAGCGGAAGCTTGTGCAATCGTTAAACGCATCGCATGCGTCTGCTCAACG GAAACCAACACCCTCGCCGTCCGTAACTAGTAACATTGTTCGAGAAAATGGTACTTCAAATCCTCAAGCAAAAGAAGCTTGGCCATCGTTACAGACTGGACAAATAAATA gtACACAaacaaattgtaaagaattatCACCACCGTCACAAGTAGCATCACAACTGAACAACATAACGAATGGAAGTAGTACAACAAATCAGCAGAGTCACGTATTATCTGGTGGGTCCACGCATCaacaaaacaataataacaaaggCGAAAGTATGAATTTGCGGAGAGGGAAAAGTAATAGTGAAAGTAAGGCACAGGCAGCGCGtaacaaacataaaaattgtcaaaataaagaaaaacattgTACAAGGACAACTTCACGATCCGAATCCAGCTCTATCAGTGTGCAAAATAATGTACCGCCACAAATTAATGGACAGAAGGATATTAGAAACTTTTCATCTGAAACAAATAGTGatgtaatacaaaaattgggTAATAAGTGTAAATcggagcagcagcagcaacagccaCAACCACCGTCGCAACAACAGCATCAACCACCCCCTATGCATCAACAACAGCAGCcacaacaaaataataaaggaTCGAAATTTgtgcaacaacaacaacaacaaacgTCTCAGGAACTTAAAGTAAATGGAGTAGTGCAAAATGGAGAACGTCGGCATTCAGATAGTGAAACAGATCAACAACGTGAAGGTAGCACACCAGCTAGTACAATTTCAAGTACAGAAGATTCGAATGTGATTCAACAAGTGGAACATTTAACAGAATCAAGTGAGGAGAACAATGGTGCTGCTATTTTGG GTTCCTCTCCGGCTAGCACAAATTCATCACAAGGTGCCAATCCACAGCCACCACCAGGATTACATAATGGGTCTCAAATGCAACTCAGTCATCGGTCAATCTTTCAGGCGGACAATAACAGCTTCTTCAGTTCAAACACTTTCCAGAAAATCTCTACCACCACCTCAGTGCCACCTACTTCTTTAACAG CAAACCCAAACCTGAGTTGGTCAAGCACAGGTTTAACTTCTATTCCCGACTCGTTGCCAATGGTTCAGTCCAGCGAGGATTGGCAAGCAGCTTTTGGTTTCCCACCTGAGACATCACGAACAAATCATGTTGTACAAAAATCAAGTCCTTCTAGCTCACCAGGAGTCACTTTCAATTCTGATGGTTTCGTAGACGAAGAAGTTTACTCCAATTTGCAATATACCACAATCTCAGAACCTTCTGCTAGTTTTACCTCGAATTTGCTTGTTAATTCTCCTGCATCCAAATTTATGGctgattttcaacaaaattcttTACAACAGAGGCTTGCTATGCAG GCGCAACAAAATCAAGAGAATTGTGAATATATAAAGCAAAACGGTCATGCTACTTTGGAAGAAGTTCGAAATCACAAAGAATCTGGGTCAGATATAAAAGCTGATGATGATCTAGGCTTTGATCCTTTCCACGAAACACAAAAAGCTTTAGCCGAACTTATGGAAAACGAAATGCAATTGCAACAGCAGAGGTTGTttcaacagcaacaacaacagcagagagaacgagaagagCAGAATAGGGTACAACACCAACAAAATATTGCGAATCTTGGTCAACAGCACTATCCACag GTTGCTCATATAGCACATCTACAACAGCAGGCCCAGCACTTACAAAATCTACAGGTTCTCCAACAGTCGCATTCCCTACTGTCTCGTCTTCcgcaaaatttattacaaagtgGTACACAGAGTCCTGCTCAAAGCAACGTGACTGCAGCTAGTTTGGGACAACGTAGTCGTCATCCACCACCAG GAGCACAACCGCCGCAGCAAAACGCGTATCTTCCAAACGGAAACCCCCTTCTGAATTCACAag GCATTAGTAAATGCGCGGGTGATGCAGTATATACGCTTAAGGACTGGtgtgatattaataatcaacaacaacaatttcatcaTCAAGCATTACATCAAAAAGGAGGGTGGAACAACTTCGGACCTATTGCAGACTGGACTTCGATTGATCCAGCTATTGTTAGTTCTTCTAGGCCTCTTCCATTCCAAACCACGAGTACATGGCAGTTTCCACATGTTCATCCTACACATACTGTTTCACATAATGCGCAACAG GAACAACAGAACGCACCAACTCAACATTGGGCAATGCAACCGCCTCCTGGTTTTGCTACACCAGCGACTGCGGGACAACTGAGTAATCAATCAAGCACAACTGCACAGCCGCACACCAAACTAATCTCTGCAGGATCGGAAATCGAAA ATCTATAG
- the Cnot4 gene encoding CCR4-NOT transcription complex subunit 4 isoform X1: MSVLNQSGEDAVECPLCMEPLEVDDLNFFPCTCGYQICRFCWHRIRTDENGLCPACRKAYSENPADFKPLSMEEIARLKAAKRLKDQQRKQRVTENRKHLANVRVVQKNLVFVVGLPLRLADADVLKRHEYFGKFGKIHKVVINQSTSYAGSQSPSASAYVTYQRQEDALRAIEAVNNVIMDGRTIKTSLGTTKYCSHFMRNQPCPKQDCMYLHDLGDQEASFTKEEMHQGKHQEYERKLVQSLNASHASAQRKPTPSPSVTSNIVRENGTSNPQAKEAWPSLQTGQINSTQTNCKELSPPSQVASQLNNITNGSSTTNQQSHVLSGGSTHQQNNNNKGESMNLRRGKSNSESKAQAARNKHKNCQNKEKHCTRTTSRSESSSISVQNNVPPQINGQKDIRNFSSETNSDVIQKLGNKCKSEQQQQQPQPPSQQQHQPPPMHQQQQPQQNNKGSKFVQQQQQQTSQELKVNGVVQNGERRHSDSETDQQREGSTPASTISSTEDSNVIQQVEHLTESSEENNGAAILGSSPASTNSSQGANPQPPPGLHNGSQMQLSHRSIFQADNNSFFSSNTFQKISTTTSVPPTSLTANPNLSWSSTGLTSIPDSLPMVQSSEDWQAAFGFPPETSRTNHVVQKSSPSSSPGVTFNSDGFVDEEVYSNLQYTTISEPSASFTSNLLVNSPASKFMADFQQNSLQQRLAMQAQQNQENCEYIKQNGHATLEEVRNHKESGSDIKADDDLGFDPFHETQKALAELMENEMQLQQQRLFQQQQQQQREREEQNRVQHQQNIANLGQQHYPQVAHIAHLQQQAQHLQNLQVLQQSHSLLSRLPQNLLQSGTQSPAQSNVTAASLGQRSRHPPPGFPGSTPNHMNSFGLGIPRPAPTNGALSGAQPPQQNAYLPNGNPLLNSQGISKCAGDAVYTLKDWCDINNQQQQFHHQALHQKGGWNNFGPIADWTSIDPAIVSSSRPLPFQTTSTWQFPHVHPTHTVSHNAQQEQQNAPTQHWAMQPPPGFATPATAGQLSNQSSTTAQPHTKLISAGSEIENL; this comes from the exons atgtcaGTATTGAATCAAAGTGGAGAAGATGCTGTGGAGTGTCCATTGTGTATGGAGCCATTGGAAGTggatgatttgaatttttttccaTGCACCTGTGGTTATCAAATATGTAGATTTTGTTGGCACAGAATTCGAACTGACGAAAATGGCTTATGTCCTGCTTGTCGGAAGGCCTATTCTGAAAATCCTGCCGATTTTAAACCTCTCAGTATGGAAGAAATAGCAAG ATTAAAAGCAGCGAAAAGGTTGAAAGATCAGCAACGAAAGCAGAGAGTAACAGAAAACCGTAAACATCTAGCTAATGTGAGAGTAGTACAAAAAAATCTAGTATTTGTAGTAGGATTACCATTGCGACTTGCTGATGCTGAT GTATTAAAACGACAtgaatattttggaaaatttggCAAAATTCATAAAGTTGTAATAAATCAAAGCACTTCCTATGCAGGGTCTCAAAGCCCTAGTGCTTCAGCTTACGTTACTTATCAA CGTCAAGAAGATGCACTACGTGCTATAGAGGCTGTGAATAATGTTATTATGGATGGACGAACAATAAAAACGTCATTAGGaacaacaaaatattgttcacaTTTTATGCGTAACCAGCCTTGTCCGAAACAGGATTGTATGTATTTGCATGATCTTGGGGACCAGGAAGCATCGTTTACAAAAGAGGAGATGCATCAAGGCAAACACCAGGAGTATGAGCGGAAGCTTGTGCAATCGTTAAACGCATCGCATGCGTCTGCTCAACG GAAACCAACACCCTCGCCGTCCGTAACTAGTAACATTGTTCGAGAAAATGGTACTTCAAATCCTCAAGCAAAAGAAGCTTGGCCATCGTTACAGACTGGACAAATAAATA gtACACAaacaaattgtaaagaattatCACCACCGTCACAAGTAGCATCACAACTGAACAACATAACGAATGGAAGTAGTACAACAAATCAGCAGAGTCACGTATTATCTGGTGGGTCCACGCATCaacaaaacaataataacaaaggCGAAAGTATGAATTTGCGGAGAGGGAAAAGTAATAGTGAAAGTAAGGCACAGGCAGCGCGtaacaaacataaaaattgtcaaaataaagaaaaacattgTACAAGGACAACTTCACGATCCGAATCCAGCTCTATCAGTGTGCAAAATAATGTACCGCCACAAATTAATGGACAGAAGGATATTAGAAACTTTTCATCTGAAACAAATAGTGatgtaatacaaaaattgggTAATAAGTGTAAATcggagcagcagcagcaacagccaCAACCACCGTCGCAACAACAGCATCAACCACCCCCTATGCATCAACAACAGCAGCcacaacaaaataataaaggaTCGAAATTTgtgcaacaacaacaacaacaaacgTCTCAGGAACTTAAAGTAAATGGAGTAGTGCAAAATGGAGAACGTCGGCATTCAGATAGTGAAACAGATCAACAACGTGAAGGTAGCACACCAGCTAGTACAATTTCAAGTACAGAAGATTCGAATGTGATTCAACAAGTGGAACATTTAACAGAATCAAGTGAGGAGAACAATGGTGCTGCTATTTTGG GTTCCTCTCCGGCTAGCACAAATTCATCACAAGGTGCCAATCCACAGCCACCACCAGGATTACATAATGGGTCTCAAATGCAACTCAGTCATCGGTCAATCTTTCAGGCGGACAATAACAGCTTCTTCAGTTCAAACACTTTCCAGAAAATCTCTACCACCACCTCAGTGCCACCTACTTCTTTAACAG CAAACCCAAACCTGAGTTGGTCAAGCACAGGTTTAACTTCTATTCCCGACTCGTTGCCAATGGTTCAGTCCAGCGAGGATTGGCAAGCAGCTTTTGGTTTCCCACCTGAGACATCACGAACAAATCATGTTGTACAAAAATCAAGTCCTTCTAGCTCACCAGGAGTCACTTTCAATTCTGATGGTTTCGTAGACGAAGAAGTTTACTCCAATTTGCAATATACCACAATCTCAGAACCTTCTGCTAGTTTTACCTCGAATTTGCTTGTTAATTCTCCTGCATCCAAATTTATGGctgattttcaacaaaattcttTACAACAGAGGCTTGCTATGCAG GCGCAACAAAATCAAGAGAATTGTGAATATATAAAGCAAAACGGTCATGCTACTTTGGAAGAAGTTCGAAATCACAAAGAATCTGGGTCAGATATAAAAGCTGATGATGATCTAGGCTTTGATCCTTTCCACGAAACACAAAAAGCTTTAGCCGAACTTATGGAAAACGAAATGCAATTGCAACAGCAGAGGTTGTttcaacagcaacaacaacagcagagagaacgagaagagCAGAATAGGGTACAACACCAACAAAATATTGCGAATCTTGGTCAACAGCACTATCCACag GTTGCTCATATAGCACATCTACAACAGCAGGCCCAGCACTTACAAAATCTACAGGTTCTCCAACAGTCGCATTCCCTACTGTCTCGTCTTCcgcaaaatttattacaaagtgGTACACAGAGTCCTGCTCAAAGCAACGTGACTGCAGCTAGTTTGGGACAACGTAGTCGTCATCCACCACCAGGTTTCCCTGGTTCTACACCAAATCACATGAATTCTTTTGGTCTTGGTATACCGCGACCAGCTCCCACGAATGGTGCTCTTTCGG GAGCACAACCGCCGCAGCAAAACGCGTATCTTCCAAACGGAAACCCCCTTCTGAATTCACAag GCATTAGTAAATGCGCGGGTGATGCAGTATATACGCTTAAGGACTGGtgtgatattaataatcaacaacaacaatttcatcaTCAAGCATTACATCAAAAAGGAGGGTGGAACAACTTCGGACCTATTGCAGACTGGACTTCGATTGATCCAGCTATTGTTAGTTCTTCTAGGCCTCTTCCATTCCAAACCACGAGTACATGGCAGTTTCCACATGTTCATCCTACACATACTGTTTCACATAATGCGCAACAG GAACAACAGAACGCACCAACTCAACATTGGGCAATGCAACCGCCTCCTGGTTTTGCTACACCAGCGACTGCGGGACAACTGAGTAATCAATCAAGCACAACTGCACAGCCGCACACCAAACTAATCTCTGCAGGATCGGAAATCGAAA ATCTATAG
- the Hmgcl gene encoding hydroxymethylglutaryl-CoA lyase — protein sequence MFKNLSAHNICNFCVKYTRSFNDFVKVVEVGARDGLQNEKNIVPTVTKVNFINKLSETGLRSIEVTSFVSPKWVPQMADSTEIYQTINKKPDVSYPVLVPNLKGLESALKANVKEIAVFSAASETFSRKNTNCSIDDSIKNIKTVVEEAKRHDIKIRGYVSCIVGCPYEGEIKSMQVANISELMLELGCYEISLGDTIGVGSPNKIKKVLGELKQISGDMDKFALHCHDTYGQALANIYCGLEHDIRVFDSSVAGLGGCPYAAGASGNIATEDLLYLLHGQGLKTGVDFDKIVEIGDSISSQLQRQNQSKAGVAILAKKQSKT from the coding sequence ATGTTTAAGAATTTAAGTGCTCATAACATATGCAATTTTTGTGTTAAATACACAAGATCATTTAATGATTTTGTGAAGGTAGTTGAAGTTGGAGCTAGAGATGGACTacaaaatgagaaaaatattgtaccaaCTGTAActaaagttaattttattaataagttgTCTGAAACTGGATTGAGGAGTATAGAAGTAACCAGTTTTGTGTCCCCAAAGTGGGTACCACAAATGGCAGACAGTACAGAAATTTATCAAACGATTAACAAGAAACCTGATGTGTCGTATCCTGTTCTAGTTCCTAACTTGAAAGGTTTAGAAAGTGCATTGAAAGCAAATGTAAAAGAGATAGCTGTGTTCAGTGCTGCATCCGAGactttttcaagaaaaaatactaattGCTCTATTGATGATAgtataaaaaacattaaaacagTTGTCGAAGAAGCAAAGAGacatgatattaaaattagggGCTACGTATCTTGTATTGTTGGTTGCCCCTATGAGGGTGAAATCAAATCCATGCAGGTAGCGAATATATCTGAATTAATGTTAGAGCTTGGATGTTATGAAATTTCTCTAGGAGATACCATTGGTGTAGGATCCcctaacaaaataaaaaaggtgTTAGGggaattgaaacaaatatcaGGTGATATGGATAAATTTGCACTTCACTGTCATGACACTTATGGACAGGCATTGGCAAATATTTACTGTGGTCTTGAACACGATATAAGAGTATTTGATTCATCAGTTGCTGGATTGGGAGGATGTCCATACGCAGCAGGTGCTTCTGGAAATATTGCTACTGAAGATTTGCTTTACCTTCTTCATGGACAGGGTTTAAAAACGGGAGTGGACTTtgataaaatagtagaaattgGTGACTCAATTAGTAGTCAACTTCAGAGACAGAATCAGTCTAAAGCTGGTGTGGCAATTCTTGCAAAGAAACAATCGAAAACATAG